A stretch of the Sphingomonas sp. CL5.1 genome encodes the following:
- a CDS encoding sensor histidine kinase KdpD, producing the protein MTDRRPSPEALLRAAAREKRGRLKIFLGAAPGVGKTFEMLREGAERLAAGVDVVIAVVETHGRQDTERLAAPLPTIPRRRIEHRGHALEEMDLDAVLARAPRLALVDELAHSNAEGCRHAKRWQDVEELLDAGIDVLTTLNIQHVESLNDVVASFTRVRVRETVPDHVLEGAEIEVVDLPPDELIERLKAGKVYVPAEATRALGHFFSKENLSALREMALRRAAQSVDRSLVDFLDAHAVSGTFAGGERVLVAVSELPGSDALVRAGKRLSDALRAPWQAVHIETPRTAGFGPDERRRVAETLQLAASLGATIASVPAETVIEGLTTHIAGMRATQLVLGRSRRSWWFELRHGSVVEQLLRESEGLAVHVIPSETAPPAPRAERVRRRIDWGGIGAGTLAIAGTTALATLIEPVIGTGAIDLVYLLPVILISLMFGRWPGIVTGALAGLAYNFFFLPPLYTFTIADPQSVLTVIVLLGIAVFVASLADRLRNRASIGARSAVENAAVAAFGQALARCSDWQSTSDTVCNELARTLDVSVLLLVQREGKLAIVAACPPDLPDLSPVDRAAAEWAWSRGEVTGRDTGTLNAADWQFHPLRTTLGTLAVVALARGDGGTPVPATRATLLSTLLGQAALAHERLRLEDQLREVRVIEERDRLRSALLSSIGHDLRTPLTAVGGALDAIAANHPGEPALPIARGELARLRRFLANLIEMVRIDSGTLAAAIEPVDLTDAVAGAVHDVRDLLPDARLDFRVPPDLPLVPADPRLLHHILLNLLTNAATHGAGNVTIAGERLPHGVRLSIADQGPGLPPGGAEALFEAFARGTGSDSRGGSGLGLAIARSFAEVMNVRISASDRAEGGAVFALDFALESG; encoded by the coding sequence TTGACCGATCGCCGCCCATCGCCGGAAGCCCTGCTCCGCGCCGCCGCGCGGGAGAAGCGCGGGCGGCTGAAGATCTTCCTCGGCGCGGCGCCCGGCGTCGGCAAGACCTTCGAGATGCTGCGCGAGGGCGCGGAACGGCTCGCCGCCGGGGTGGACGTCGTGATCGCGGTGGTCGAGACGCACGGACGGCAGGACACCGAACGCCTCGCCGCGCCGCTGCCGACGATCCCGCGCCGCCGGATCGAGCATCGCGGCCATGCGCTGGAGGAGATGGACCTCGACGCGGTGCTCGCCCGCGCCCCGCGACTCGCGCTGGTCGACGAGCTTGCCCACAGCAATGCCGAAGGCTGCCGCCACGCGAAGCGCTGGCAGGACGTGGAGGAATTGCTCGACGCCGGGATCGACGTGCTGACCACGCTCAACATCCAGCATGTCGAAAGCCTCAACGACGTGGTGGCGAGCTTCACCCGCGTCCGCGTGCGCGAGACGGTGCCGGATCATGTGCTGGAGGGCGCCGAGATCGAGGTGGTGGACCTGCCGCCCGACGAGCTGATCGAGCGGCTGAAGGCGGGCAAGGTCTATGTCCCCGCCGAGGCGACGCGGGCGCTCGGCCATTTCTTCTCCAAGGAGAACCTCTCCGCCCTGCGCGAGATGGCGTTGCGCCGCGCCGCACAGAGCGTCGATCGCAGCCTGGTCGATTTCCTCGACGCCCATGCCGTCTCCGGCACCTTCGCGGGCGGCGAGCGCGTGCTGGTGGCGGTGAGCGAATTGCCCGGCAGCGACGCGCTGGTCCGCGCCGGCAAGCGGCTGTCGGACGCCCTGCGCGCGCCGTGGCAGGCGGTGCATATCGAGACGCCGCGCACCGCCGGCTTCGGACCGGACGAGCGGCGGCGGGTGGCCGAGACGCTGCAACTCGCCGCCAGCCTCGGCGCGACGATCGCCAGCGTGCCGGCGGAAACGGTGATCGAGGGGCTGACCACGCATATCGCCGGCATGCGCGCCACCCAGCTCGTGCTCGGCCGCTCGCGGCGAAGCTGGTGGTTCGAGCTGCGCCACGGATCGGTGGTCGAGCAATTGCTGCGCGAGAGCGAGGGGCTGGCCGTCCACGTCATCCCCTCCGAGACCGCGCCCCCTGCCCCGCGCGCGGAGCGGGTGCGGCGGCGGATCGACTGGGGCGGCATCGGCGCCGGCACGCTGGCGATCGCGGGCACCACCGCGCTCGCGACCCTGATCGAGCCGGTGATCGGCACCGGAGCGATCGACCTCGTCTATCTGCTGCCCGTCATCCTGATCTCGCTGATGTTCGGCCGCTGGCCGGGGATCGTGACCGGGGCGCTGGCGGGGCTGGCGTACAATTTCTTCTTCCTGCCGCCGCTCTACACTTTCACCATCGCCGATCCGCAGAGCGTGCTGACGGTGATCGTGCTGCTCGGCATCGCGGTGTTCGTCGCCAGCCTCGCCGACCGGCTGCGCAACCGCGCCTCGATCGGCGCGCGCAGCGCGGTGGAGAATGCGGCGGTGGCGGCGTTCGGCCAAGCGCTGGCGCGCTGCTCCGACTGGCAATCGACCAGCGACACGGTGTGCAACGAGCTGGCGCGGACGCTCGACGTCTCGGTGCTGCTGCTCGTCCAGCGGGAGGGCAAACTGGCGATCGTCGCCGCCTGCCCGCCCGACCTGCCGGACCTCAGCCCGGTCGATCGCGCGGCGGCGGAATGGGCGTGGAGCCGGGGCGAGGTGACCGGCCGCGACACCGGCACGCTCAACGCGGCGGACTGGCAGTTCCATCCGCTGCGCACGACGCTCGGCACGCTCGCGGTGGTGGCGCTGGCGCGCGGCGACGGCGGGACACCCGTGCCCGCCACGCGCGCGACATTGCTCTCGACCCTGCTGGGGCAAGCCGCGCTGGCGCACGAGCGGCTGCGGCTGGAGGACCAGCTTCGCGAGGTGCGGGTGATCGAGGAGCGCGACCGGCTGCGCTCGGCGCTGCTCTCCTCGATCGGGCATGACCTGCGCACGCCGCTGACGGCGGTGGGCGGCGCGCTCGATGCGATCGCGGCCAACCATCCGGGCGAGCCGGCGCTGCCGATCGCGCGCGGCGAGCTGGCGCGGCTGCGGCGCTTCCTCGCCAATCTGATCGAGATGGTGCGGATCGACAGCGGCACGCTGGCGGCGGCGATCGAGCCGGTCGACCTGACCGACGCGGTGGCCGGCGCGGTGCATGACGTGCGCGACCTGCTGCCCGACGCGCGGCTCGATTTCCGCGTGCCGCCGGACCTGCCGCTGGTGCCGGCCGATCCGCGATTGCTGCATCACATCCTGCTCAACCTGCTCACCAATGCCGCGACGCACGGCGCGGGCAACGTGACGATCGCCGGCGAGCGGCTGCCCCATGGCGTGCGGCTGTCGATCGCCGATCAGGGGCCGGGCCTGCCGCCGGGCGGCGCCGAGGCGCTGTTCGAGGCGTTCGCGCGCGGCACCGGCTCCGACAGCCGTGGCGGCAGCGGCCTCGGCCTCGCCATCGCGCGCAGCTTCGCGGAGGTGATGAACGTGCGGATCAGCGCGAGCGACCGCGCGGAAGGCGGGGCGGTGTTCGCGCTGGATTTCGCGCTGGAATCGGGGTGA
- the kdpF gene encoding K(+)-transporting ATPase subunit F produces MTLHLWLAGLTALALLAYLVAVLVRPERF; encoded by the coding sequence ATGACGCTGCACCTCTGGCTCGCCGGGCTGACGGCGCTTGCCCTGCTCGCCTATCTCGTCGCCGTGCTCGTGCGGCCGGAGCGGTTCTGA
- the kdpA gene encoding potassium-transporting ATPase subunit KdpA encodes MTVQGWALIALFVAILGLAAKPVGLWLFALYEGRRTPLHAVLGPVERGFYRLSGVDPAKEQGWRAYALHMLLFQLATALLTYLLLRAQGLLPLNQRGLPGIGPDGAMNVAISFVTNTNWQWYTGEAKLSNLSQMLALAIHNFLSAATGIAIAFALFRGFARRECATVGNFWADMTRVTLYLLLPVCVVYALYLVWAGVPQTFAASIDAHTLEGARQTIALGPVASQEAIKLLGTNGGGFFNANSAHPFENPTAMTNLVQMLSIFLIGVGLTYTFGKAVGDTRQGWAILAAMTILFLAGVAVAYGMEAHSTPLMHRLGLAGGNMEGKEVRFGIVGSALFAVVTTAASCGAVNAMHDSFTALGGLIPLFNMELGEVVIGGVGAGIYGFLLFAILAVFVAGLMVGRTPEYVGKKIEAREVKLAVLAIAVLPLMILGGSAIAAVAQAGLAGPLNKGPHGFSEILYAFSSATANNGSAFAGLSAGTPFYNALLGIAMWIGRFFIIVPVLAIAGSLAAKKHTPAGAGSFPTTGALWVGLLVGIILIVGGLTFLPGLALGPVADHLTAAAGQLF; translated from the coding sequence ATGACCGTGCAGGGCTGGGCGCTGATCGCCCTCTTCGTCGCCATCCTCGGCTTGGCCGCAAAGCCGGTCGGGCTGTGGCTGTTCGCGCTCTACGAGGGGCGCCGCACGCCGCTTCATGCCGTGCTCGGCCCGGTGGAGCGCGGTTTCTACCGCCTCTCCGGTGTCGATCCGGCGAAGGAGCAGGGCTGGCGCGCCTATGCGCTGCACATGCTGCTGTTCCAGCTCGCAACCGCGCTGCTCACCTATCTGCTGCTCCGCGCGCAGGGCTTGCTGCCGCTCAACCAGCGCGGCCTGCCCGGCATCGGGCCGGACGGGGCGATGAACGTCGCCATCTCGTTCGTCACCAACACCAACTGGCAATGGTACACCGGCGAGGCGAAGCTCTCGAACCTCAGCCAGATGCTCGCGCTGGCGATCCACAATTTCCTTTCCGCCGCGACCGGCATCGCCATCGCCTTCGCGCTGTTCCGCGGCTTCGCGCGGCGGGAGTGCGCGACGGTCGGCAATTTCTGGGCCGATATGACGCGGGTGACGCTCTACCTGCTGCTGCCGGTCTGCGTCGTCTATGCGCTTTATCTGGTGTGGGCGGGCGTGCCGCAGACCTTCGCCGCCTCCATCGACGCGCATACGCTGGAGGGCGCGAGGCAGACGATCGCGCTCGGCCCGGTCGCCAGCCAGGAGGCGATCAAGCTGCTCGGCACCAACGGCGGCGGCTTCTTCAACGCCAATTCGGCGCACCCGTTCGAGAATCCGACGGCGATGACCAACCTCGTCCAGATGCTGTCGATCTTCCTGATCGGCGTCGGCCTCACCTATACCTTCGGCAAGGCGGTGGGCGACACGCGGCAGGGCTGGGCGATCCTCGCCGCGATGACCATCCTGTTCCTCGCCGGCGTCGCGGTCGCTTATGGCATGGAGGCGCATTCCACGCCGCTGATGCACCGGCTCGGCCTCGCGGGAGGCAACATGGAGGGCAAGGAGGTGCGATTCGGCATCGTCGGCTCCGCCCTGTTCGCGGTGGTGACGACGGCGGCGTCGTGCGGCGCGGTCAATGCCATGCACGACAGCTTCACCGCGCTCGGCGGGCTGATCCCGCTGTTCAACATGGAACTGGGCGAGGTGGTGATCGGCGGCGTTGGCGCGGGCATCTACGGCTTCCTGCTGTTCGCGATCCTCGCCGTGTTCGTCGCCGGGCTGATGGTCGGCCGCACGCCGGAATATGTCGGCAAGAAGATCGAGGCGCGCGAGGTGAAGCTGGCGGTGCTGGCGATCGCCGTGCTGCCGCTGATGATCCTCGGCGGCAGCGCGATCGCCGCCGTCGCGCAAGCCGGGCTGGCCGGGCCGCTCAACAAGGGGCCGCACGGCTTCTCGGAGATCCTCTACGCCTTCTCCTCCGCCACCGCCAATAACGGCTCGGCCTTCGCCGGGCTGAGCGCGGGGACGCCGTTCTACAACGCGCTGCTCGGCATCGCGATGTGGATCGGGCGCTTCTTCATCATCGTGCCGGTGCTGGCGATCGCCGGCAGCCTCGCCGCGAAGAAGCACACGCCGGCCGGCGCCGGCTCCTTCCCCACCACCGGCGCGCTGTGGGTGGGGCTGCTCGTCGGGATCATCCTGATCGTCGGCGGCCTCACCTTCCTGCCGGGCCTCGCGCTCGGGCCGGTCGCCGATCACCTCACGGCCGCCGCCGGCCAGCTTTTCTGA
- the kdpB gene encoding potassium-transporting ATPase subunit KdpB, with protein sequence MDKAISMFSPALVVPAIGDAFRKLDPRALVKNPVLFVTACVALLLTLFLAIGGEQVSAGFLAQLIAWLWLTVLFGTFAEALAEGRGRAQAASLRATKSELRAKLLTGIGETWEMVAAAQLEKGELVLVETGDLIPADGEVVEGVASVNEAAITGESAPVIREAGGDRSAVTAGTRVISDRIKVRVTAEPGHGFLDRMIALVEGAERQKTPNEVALTILLVGLTIIFLIAVGTIPSFAHYAGGGVPVAILAALLITLIPTTIAALLSAIGIAGMDRLVRFNVLAKSGRAVEAAGDCDVLLLDKTGTITIGDRQASAFLPLTGIEERALAEAALLASLADETPEGRSIVALAREKHGLSQTLPADAAAIPFTAQTRLSGLSFGDSLIHKGAVDSVLRAHPDLDATVAAIELRRATDEIARAGQTPLAVVRDGRLMGAVALKDVVKAGVRERFAELRRMGIRTVMITGDNPLTAAAIAAEAGVDDFLAEATPEDKLALIRREQQGGKLVAMCGDGTNDAPALAQADVGVAMNTGTQAAREAGNMVDLDSDPTKLIEIVGLGKQLLMTRGALTTFSVANDVAKYFAIIPAMFVVLYPGLAALNVMRLASPQSAILSAIIFNALIIPALVPLALRGVRYRPMGAGPLLARNLAVYGVGGLAAPFAGIKLIDLAVSALHLA encoded by the coding sequence ATGGACAAGGCAATTTCCATGTTTTCCCCGGCGCTCGTCGTGCCCGCCATCGGCGACGCCTTCCGCAAGCTCGATCCGCGCGCGCTGGTGAAGAACCCGGTGCTGTTCGTCACCGCCTGCGTCGCGCTGTTGCTCACATTGTTCCTCGCGATCGGCGGCGAGCAGGTGTCGGCCGGCTTCCTCGCGCAGCTCATCGCGTGGCTGTGGCTGACGGTGCTGTTCGGCACCTTCGCCGAGGCGCTGGCGGAGGGGCGCGGCCGCGCGCAGGCCGCCTCGCTGCGCGCCACCAAGTCTGAGCTGCGCGCGAAGCTGCTCACCGGCATCGGCGAGACATGGGAGATGGTCGCCGCCGCCCAGCTCGAAAAGGGCGAGCTGGTGCTGGTCGAGACCGGCGACCTGATCCCCGCCGACGGCGAGGTGGTGGAGGGTGTCGCCAGCGTCAACGAGGCGGCGATCACCGGCGAGAGCGCGCCGGTGATCCGCGAGGCGGGCGGCGACCGCTCCGCCGTCACCGCCGGCACGCGCGTCATCTCGGACCGGATCAAGGTGCGCGTCACCGCGGAGCCGGGGCACGGCTTCCTCGACCGCATGATCGCGCTGGTCGAGGGTGCGGAACGGCAGAAGACGCCGAACGAGGTGGCGCTCACCATCCTGCTCGTCGGTCTGACGATCATCTTCCTGATCGCGGTCGGCACGATCCCCAGCTTCGCGCATTATGCCGGCGGCGGCGTGCCGGTGGCGATCCTCGCGGCTCTGCTCATCACCCTGATCCCTACCACGATCGCCGCCCTGCTCTCCGCGATCGGCATCGCCGGGATGGACCGGCTGGTGCGCTTCAACGTGCTCGCCAAATCGGGCCGCGCGGTGGAGGCGGCGGGCGATTGCGACGTGTTGCTGCTCGACAAGACCGGCACGATCACGATCGGCGACCGTCAGGCGAGCGCCTTCCTGCCGCTCACCGGCATCGAGGAGCGCGCGCTGGCCGAGGCGGCGCTGCTCGCCAGCCTTGCCGACGAGACGCCGGAGGGGCGCTCGATCGTCGCCCTCGCGCGTGAGAAGCATGGCCTGTCGCAGACGCTGCCCGCCGATGCGGCGGCGATCCCCTTCACCGCGCAGACGCGGCTTTCCGGCCTCAGCTTCGGCGACAGCCTGATCCACAAGGGCGCGGTCGATTCGGTGCTGCGCGCGCATCCCGATCTCGACGCCACCGTGGCGGCGATCGAGCTGCGCCGCGCCACCGACGAGATCGCCCGCGCCGGGCAGACCCCGCTTGCGGTGGTGCGCGACGGGCGGCTGATGGGCGCGGTGGCGCTCAAGGACGTGGTGAAGGCCGGCGTGCGCGAGCGGTTCGCGGAGCTGCGCCGCATGGGCATCCGCACGGTGATGATTACCGGCGACAACCCGCTCACCGCCGCCGCCATCGCCGCCGAGGCCGGCGTGGACGATTTCCTCGCGGAGGCGACGCCGGAGGACAAGCTCGCGCTGATCCGCCGCGAGCAGCAGGGCGGCAAGCTCGTCGCGATGTGCGGCGACGGCACCAACGACGCCCCCGCGCTCGCCCAGGCCGATGTCGGCGTGGCGATGAACACCGGCACGCAGGCGGCGCGCGAGGCGGGCAACATGGTCGACCTCGACAGCGACCCGACGAAGCTGATCGAGATCGTCGGCCTCGGCAAGCAATTGCTGATGACGCGCGGCGCGCTCACCACCTTCTCGGTCGCCAACGATGTGGCCAAATATTTCGCGATCATCCCGGCGATGTTCGTCGTGCTTTATCCTGGCCTAGCCGCGCTCAACGTGATGCGCCTCGCCAGCCCGCAGAGCGCGATCCTGTCGGCGATCATCTTCAACGCGCTCATCATCCCGGCGCTGGTGCCGCTGGCGCTGCGCGGCGTGAGGTATCGGCCGATGGGCGCGGGGCCGCTGCTCGCGCGCAACCTCGCCGTCTACGGCGTCGGCGGGCTGGCCGCGCCGTTCGCCGGCATCAAGCTGATCGACCTCGCGGTCAGCGCGCTCCATCTCGCCTGA
- the kdpC gene encoding potassium-transporting ATPase subunit KdpC — protein sequence MLNEIRSGLRPALVLTLLFAALLGLAYPALITGIGRIAFPWQASGSLVRDARGVAIGSAIIGQQFASPGYFHGRPSAAGKGYDALASSGSNYGPAAKPLADRISATLASPDALAPPADLVTASASGLDPDLSPEAALYQAPRVAAARHVDPAKVRALVDRHTARPLLGFIGEPRVNVLALNRALDAAAPRP from the coding sequence ATGCTCAACGAGATCAGGTCCGGCCTCCGTCCGGCGCTCGTCCTCACCCTGCTGTTCGCGGCCTTGCTCGGCCTCGCCTATCCGGCGCTCATCACCGGGATCGGCCGGATCGCCTTTCCGTGGCAGGCCAGCGGCAGCCTCGTCCGGGATGCGCGTGGGGTCGCGATCGGCTCCGCGATCATCGGGCAGCAATTCGCGAGTCCTGGCTATTTCCACGGCCGCCCCTCCGCCGCCGGCAAGGGCTATGACGCGCTCGCCTCCTCCGGCTCGAACTACGGCCCGGCCGCGAAGCCGCTCGCCGACCGGATTTCCGCCACCCTCGCATCGCCAGACGCATTGGCTCCTCCTGCCGATCTGGTGACTGCCTCCGCCTCGGGGCTGGATCCCGATCTCAGCCCCGAGGCGGCCTTGTATCAGGCGCCGCGCGTCGCGGCCGCCCGGCATGTCGATCCGGCGAAGGTCCGCGCCCTGGTCGACCGGCACACCGCGCGCCCGCTGCTCGGCTTCATCGGCGAGCCGCGCGTCAACGTGCTGGCGCTGAACCGCGCGCTCGACGCCGCCGCGCCGCGCCCGTAA
- a CDS encoding response regulator yields the protein MTNAARVLLVEDDAAIRRLLHAALTRAGYRASQAGTAREAMSLVDIERPDAVLLDLGLPDRDGLELVQLIKARGDAVLLVVSARDETADKVAALDLGADDYLTKPFDTEELLARIRTALRHRRAGAAIDEVLEAGPVAIDLSHRRVVRDGADIHLTPKEYGVLAELARHPDRVISHAQLLRAAWGPAQEDHVEYLRIVIRALRHKLEADPAQPRLIVNELGIGYRLITAGPAARRDHPGR from the coding sequence ATGACGAATGCCGCCCGCGTCCTGCTGGTCGAGGATGACGCCGCGATCCGCCGCCTGCTCCACGCGGCGCTGACGCGGGCGGGCTATCGCGCCAGTCAGGCCGGGACGGCGCGCGAGGCGATGAGCCTCGTCGATATCGAGCGGCCCGACGCGGTGCTGCTCGATCTCGGCCTGCCGGACCGCGACGGGCTGGAACTGGTCCAGCTCATCAAGGCGCGGGGCGACGCGGTGCTGCTGGTCGTCTCCGCCCGCGACGAGACGGCGGACAAGGTCGCCGCGCTCGATCTCGGCGCCGACGATTATCTCACCAAGCCGTTCGACACCGAGGAGCTGCTGGCCCGCATCCGCACCGCGCTGCGCCACCGCCGCGCCGGCGCGGCGATCGACGAGGTGCTGGAGGCGGGGCCGGTCGCGATCGACCTCTCCCACCGCCGGGTCGTTCGCGACGGCGCGGACATCCACCTGACGCCGAAGGAATATGGCGTGCTGGCGGAGCTGGCGCGGCATCCCGACCGGGTGATCAGCCACGCGCAACTGCTGCGCGCGGCATGGGGGCCGGCGCAGGAGGATCACGTCGAATATCTCCGCATCGTGATCCGCGCGCTGCGGCACAAGCTGGAGGCCGATCCCGCGCAACCGCGCCTGATCGTCAACGAACTGGGGATCGGATATCGGTTGATCACGGCCGGCCCGGCGGCGAGGCGCGACCACCCCGGTCGATAG
- a CDS encoding C39 family peptidase has product MGSRGAAPRHWLAAAIVFSSMAAIAAAAQTPPLARMPVDAPGRAPGFTVRVRSWAEIPFRTIVRQRYDYSCGSAAVATLLTYQYGTPTDETQPFRAMYDKGDQPKIREKGFSLLDMKNYLVARGFGAQGYRLGIEDMRALARPMIALINVRGYTHFVVVKGARGGRVLIGDPARGLLKVPDAEFAKMWSGIALIVTDPPAGVSGAFNLARDWDPWSTSPTRIFQGERSITATTDNLPPIYQIQQQVMPNIRVGGVGVP; this is encoded by the coding sequence ATGGGCAGCCGGGGTGCCGCCCCGCGTCACTGGCTCGCGGCGGCGATCGTGTTTTCGAGCATGGCCGCGATCGCCGCCGCGGCACAGACGCCGCCGCTCGCGCGGATGCCGGTCGACGCGCCGGGGCGCGCGCCGGGCTTCACCGTACGCGTGCGGAGCTGGGCCGAGATTCCGTTCCGCACGATCGTGCGCCAGCGTTACGATTACAGCTGCGGCTCGGCGGCGGTCGCCACGTTGCTCACCTATCAATATGGCACGCCGACCGACGAGACCCAGCCGTTCAGGGCGATGTACGACAAGGGCGATCAGCCGAAGATCCGCGAGAAGGGCTTCTCGCTGCTCGACATGAAGAATTACCTCGTCGCGCGCGGGTTCGGCGCGCAGGGCTACCGGCTCGGGATCGAGGACATGCGCGCGCTGGCCAGGCCGATGATCGCGCTGATAAACGTCCGCGGCTACACCCATTTCGTCGTCGTCAAGGGCGCGCGCGGCGGGCGCGTGCTGATCGGCGATCCGGCGCGCGGGCTGCTCAAGGTGCCCGATGCCGAATTCGCGAAGATGTGGAGCGGGATCGCGCTGATCGTCACCGATCCGCCGGCGGGGGTGAGCGGCGCGTTCAACCTCGCGCGGGACTGGGACCCGTGGTCGACCTCGCCGACGCGGATCTTCCAGGGCGAGCGCAGCATCACCGCCACCACCGACAACCTGCCGCCGATCTACCAGATCCAGCAGCAGGTCATGCCCAATATCCGCGTCGGAGGCGTGGGGGTGCCATGA
- a CDS encoding transporter, translated as MSHATTRWLCAGCLILFPRAAWAADDPAPTQAAPASAPPAAATQAAPSIERQLADLTARVAAQQAQIDAQQKQITADREEIAVLRRETATDLAAARATGIGTQAAVPATQTSSAPPQETVGDAQAAKPDIADKTQAVPQGQGVLTPAGKTTVQASLTYIRSANDRLVFAGIELVPGLQIGSIQASTADRNTTIDALTIWHGFTSRLEGELMIPAMIRTDSIHLSQVRDGTVTEGFDLHESAIGDIEGALRWQINAPLNPEAPIFIAGLRVKSDTGVSPFSIAYDEFGIAHGLATGSGFWGVQPGLTVLLPSDPAVIYGGISYLYQFARDIDRTVNGTLIGHVRPGGAITANIGFGFAINPRFSFSLGYSHTYIMPTRTELNGSFQDSSTLQAGTLDLGMSYRVNQRQSVTLAFQFGVTQDAPGVAMTLRLPFTF; from the coding sequence ATGTCCCACGCAACGACCCGCTGGCTCTGCGCCGGTTGCCTGATCCTTTTCCCCCGCGCGGCATGGGCGGCGGACGATCCGGCGCCCACGCAGGCGGCGCCCGCTTCGGCGCCCCCCGCCGCCGCGACGCAAGCCGCCCCCTCGATCGAGCGGCAACTCGCCGATCTCACCGCCAGGGTCGCGGCGCAACAGGCGCAGATCGACGCCCAGCAGAAGCAGATCACGGCGGATCGCGAGGAGATCGCGGTGCTGCGCCGCGAAACCGCCACGGATCTCGCCGCGGCGCGCGCCACCGGCATCGGCACGCAGGCCGCGGTACCGGCGACGCAAACCAGTTCCGCCCCGCCGCAGGAAACAGTGGGTGACGCGCAGGCGGCCAAGCCCGATATCGCGGACAAGACGCAGGCGGTGCCGCAGGGCCAAGGCGTGCTGACTCCCGCCGGCAAGACCACCGTACAGGCATCGCTGACCTATATCCGCTCCGCCAACGACCGGCTGGTGTTCGCCGGGATAGAGCTGGTGCCGGGATTGCAGATCGGCTCGATCCAGGCGTCGACCGCCGATCGCAACACGACGATCGACGCGCTGACGATCTGGCACGGCTTCACCAGCCGGCTCGAAGGCGAATTGATGATCCCGGCGATGATCCGCACCGACAGCATCCACCTGTCGCAGGTCCGCGACGGCACCGTGACCGAGGGCTTCGACCTGCATGAAAGCGCGATCGGCGATATCGAAGGCGCGCTGCGCTGGCAGATCAACGCCCCGCTCAACCCCGAGGCGCCGATCTTCATCGCTGGGCTGCGCGTGAAGAGCGATACCGGGGTCAGCCCGTTCTCGATCGCCTATGACGAATTCGGTATCGCGCACGGGCTGGCGACCGGATCGGGATTCTGGGGCGTGCAGCCGGGGCTGACGGTGCTGCTGCCGTCGGATCCGGCGGTGATCTATGGAGGAATATCCTATCTTTATCAGTTCGCGCGCGACATCGACCGCACCGTCAACGGCACGCTGATCGGCCATGTCCGGCCGGGCGGCGCGATCACCGCGAACATCGGCTTCGGCTTCGCGATCAACCCGCGCTTCTCCTTCTCGCTCGGCTACAGCCATACCTATATCATGCCGACGCGGACCGAGCTGAACGGCAGCTTCCAGGATTCCTCGACGCTTCAGGCCGGCACGCTCGATCTCGGCATGTCCTATCGCGTCAACCAGCGGCAATCGGTGACGCTCGCGTTCCAGTTCGGGGTGACGCAGGACGCGCCGGGCGTGGCGATGACGCTGCGCCTGCCCTTCACCTTCTGA
- a CDS encoding Crp/Fnr family transcriptional regulator produces the protein MVMMHPSGRRRILPKDAVVYAPGDLAHGLLRIEEGIVRLCLYLADGQRVIVGFAFPGDIIGLIDDHQMLTAEAATSVMVHESSSDGQENDAPRKIRLLSLALRQTYFVLAIRSRRHARARVAAFLLDLAGRRLGTEFRLPLPLTDLADHLGLTLHTISRTLTEFRRRGVLRQGRGRVFTITQTDRLREIANEGPLFASENHLPSFSPGITH, from the coding sequence ATGGTGATGATGCATCCGTCCGGCCGACGCCGGATCCTTCCAAAGGATGCGGTGGTCTATGCCCCCGGCGATCTCGCTCACGGCCTGCTCCGGATCGAGGAGGGCATCGTGCGGCTCTGCCTCTACCTCGCGGACGGGCAGCGCGTGATCGTCGGCTTCGCCTTTCCCGGCGACATCATCGGGCTGATCGACGATCACCAGATGCTGACGGCGGAGGCCGCGACTTCGGTGATGGTGCATGAATCGTCGTCGGACGGGCAGGAGAACGACGCGCCGCGAAAGATCCGCCTGCTCTCGCTGGCGCTGCGCCAGACCTATTTCGTGCTCGCGATCCGCTCCCGGCGACATGCGCGGGCACGGGTCGCGGCGTTCCTGCTCGATCTCGCCGGGCGCCGGCTGGGCACCGAGTTTCGCCTGCCGCTGCCGCTCACCGACCTTGCGGACCATCTCGGGCTGACGCTCCACACCATCAGCCGCACGCTCACCGAATTCCGGCGGCGCGGCGTGCTGCGGCAAGGGCGCGGTCGGGTCTTCACGATCACGCAGACCGATCGGCTGCGCGAAATCGCCAACGAAGGCCCGCTGTTCGCTTCCGAAAACCACCTGCCGTCTTTTTCTCCAGGGATAACCCACTGA